From a region of the Myroides sp. JBRI-B21084 genome:
- the recJ gene encoding single-stranded-DNA-specific exonuclease RecJ yields the protein MRWSLKQDCDIQAVHQLKKTLNVTTLIATLLVQRGVKNYNDAKKFFRPQLADLYDPYLMKDMQKAVKRIENAIENKERILVFGDYDVDGTTAVSLMSAYLKSFYKDVDTYIPDRYLEGYGISTQGIEYAHDNEITLIIALDCGIKSIDKIEYANQKGIDFIICDHHLPGDEIPNAVAVLDPKQTDCNYPFKELCGCGVGFKLIQALAANKGETIEDLIPYLDLVATAIAADIVPIVDENRILAFYGLQVINQNPRPGILAMKKQFAISEFTITDVVFKIAPRINAAGRIKHGNYAVKLLTEFNFNEAIECAKEIDTFNQERRVFDQQITQEALQQIIDNKEENNFSSVVYNNNWHKGVIGIVASRLIETYYRPTLVFTKSGDYLAASARSVKGFDVYQALEKCSEHIIQFGGHMYAAGLTIHPSAYQNFKQKFEEVVKESITTEQKTEEIEIDAVVNFDEFDKKTLRILKQFEPHGPGNMTPVFFTPHAFDTGNAQTLGKENEHLRMFVKQNQSQAFQAIAFNKGEMLNKIKNLKPFNLVYSLTENQWKDKVFVQLHVKDIKTI from the coding sequence ATGCGTTGGTCGTTAAAACAAGATTGTGATATACAGGCTGTTCATCAACTTAAAAAAACTTTAAATGTTACTACATTAATAGCAACTTTATTGGTGCAACGCGGTGTAAAAAACTATAACGATGCAAAAAAGTTCTTTCGTCCACAACTTGCCGATTTGTACGATCCGTATTTAATGAAAGACATGCAAAAAGCTGTTAAGCGTATTGAAAATGCTATTGAAAATAAAGAACGAATTTTAGTTTTTGGCGATTACGACGTTGATGGAACCACAGCTGTATCGTTAATGTCGGCCTATTTAAAAAGTTTTTATAAAGATGTTGATACGTATATACCCGATAGATATTTAGAAGGTTACGGAATATCAACCCAAGGCATAGAATATGCGCATGATAATGAAATCACGCTAATTATAGCATTAGATTGCGGTATTAAATCGATAGATAAAATTGAATATGCCAACCAAAAAGGTATTGATTTTATAATTTGCGATCACCATTTGCCAGGCGATGAAATACCAAATGCTGTTGCCGTTTTAGACCCGAAACAAACCGATTGCAACTACCCTTTTAAAGAACTTTGTGGTTGTGGTGTAGGTTTTAAATTGATACAAGCTTTAGCGGCTAACAAAGGTGAAACTATAGAAGATTTAATACCTTACTTAGATTTAGTTGCAACTGCTATAGCTGCCGATATTGTGCCTATTGTTGATGAAAACCGAATTTTGGCATTTTATGGTTTACAAGTAATTAACCAAAATCCACGCCCAGGCATTTTAGCCATGAAAAAGCAATTTGCTATTTCAGAATTTACAATTACCGATGTAGTTTTTAAAATTGCTCCACGTATTAATGCGGCGGGCAGAATTAAACACGGTAATTATGCCGTTAAATTATTAACTGAATTTAATTTCAATGAAGCAATAGAATGCGCTAAAGAAATTGATACTTTTAACCAAGAACGCAGAGTTTTTGATCAGCAAATTACACAAGAAGCCCTTCAGCAAATTATTGATAATAAAGAAGAAAATAATTTCTCATCGGTTGTGTATAACAACAATTGGCATAAAGGTGTAATTGGTATTGTTGCATCGCGTTTAATTGAAACATATTACCGCCCAACGTTGGTTTTTACAAAAAGTGGAGATTATTTAGCAGCATCAGCAAGGTCGGTAAAAGGTTTTGATGTGTATCAAGCACTTGAAAAATGTAGTGAACATATCATTCAATTTGGTGGTCACATGTACGCTGCAGGCTTAACCATTCACCCTTCGGCTTACCAAAATTTTAAACAAAAATTTGAAGAAGTGGTGAAAGAAAGCATTACAACGGAACAAAAAACCGAAGAAATTGAAATTGATGCCGTTGTAAATTTTGATGAATTTGATAAAAAAACACTACGCATTTTAAAACAATTTGAACCACATGGCCCAGGGAATATGACTCCGGTTTTTTTTACACCTCATGCTTTTGATACTGGCAATGCACAAACTCTTGGTAAAGAAAATGAACATTTACGCATGTTTGTTAAGCAAAATCAATCACAAGCTTTTCAGGCAATTGCTTTTAATAAAGGCGAAATGCTTAACAAAATAAAAAATTTAAAACCTTTTAATTTGGTGTATTCGTTAACTGAAAATCAATGGAAAGATAAAGTGTTTGTGCAATTACACGTAAAAGACATTAAAACCATTTAA
- a CDS encoding aspartate-semialdehyde dehydrogenase, which produces MRVAVVGATGMVGEVMLNVLAERNFPVTELIPVASEKSVGKEIAFKDKKYKVVNLQTAVEMKPDVALFSAGGETSLEWAPKFAEVGTTVVDNSSAWRMDPTKKLIVPEINANELTINDKIIANPNCSTIQLVMALAPLHKQYKIKRVIVSTYQSITGTGVKAVQQLENEYKGEKGEMAYHYQIHRNAIPHCDSFLDNGYTKEEMKLTNETKKIMGDDSIKVTATAVRIPVVGGHSEAVNIEFENDFDLNTVRAILQNTPGIMVQDNNDTNTYPMPLYAQNKNEVFVGRIRRDESQENTLNMWIVADNLRKGAATNTIQIAEYLLENKLIG; this is translated from the coding sequence ATGAGAGTAGCTGTAGTTGGCGCAACCGGTATGGTTGGCGAAGTAATGCTAAATGTTTTAGCAGAACGTAATTTTCCTGTAACAGAATTAATTCCGGTAGCATCAGAAAAATCGGTTGGAAAAGAAATAGCTTTTAAGGATAAGAAGTATAAGGTGGTGAATTTGCAAACAGCCGTTGAAATGAAACCCGATGTGGCTTTATTTTCGGCAGGGGGTGAAACATCTTTAGAATGGGCTCCAAAATTTGCCGAAGTAGGTACTACGGTTGTTGATAATTCATCGGCTTGGCGTATGGATCCTACTAAAAAATTAATCGTTCCTGAAATTAACGCAAACGAATTAACAATAAACGATAAAATTATTGCGAACCCAAACTGTTCAACCATTCAATTAGTAATGGCGTTGGCACCTTTGCATAAACAATATAAAATTAAACGTGTAATTGTTTCAACGTATCAGTCAATTACTGGTACAGGGGTAAAAGCAGTGCAACAGTTAGAAAACGAATACAAAGGCGAAAAAGGCGAAATGGCTTATCATTACCAAATTCACCGTAATGCTATTCCTCATTGCGATAGTTTTTTAGATAACGGCTATACAAAAGAGGAAATGAAATTAACTAACGAAACCAAAAAAATAATGGGTGACGATAGTATTAAAGTTACGGCTACAGCTGTGCGTATTCCTGTTGTTGGTGGGCATAGTGAAGCTGTGAATATTGAATTTGAAAACGATTTTGATTTAAATACCGTTCGCGCAATTTTACAAAATACACCAGGTATAATGGTTCAAGATAATAATGATACGAATACCTACCCAATGCCGTTGTACGCACAAAATAAAAACGAGGTTTTTGTTGGAAGAATTCGTAGAGATGAAAGTCAAGAAAACACTTTAAACATGTGGATTGTAGCTGATAATTTAAGAAAAGGAGCTGCAACCAATACCATACAAATTGCTGAATATTTGTTAGAAAACAAATTAATAGGTTAA
- a CDS encoding TonB-dependent receptor: MRLLITVILCVLGYGVYAQHTIKGVVTNSYGEPIIDSHVDLSSICVDTDALGSFKFTNLKSGIYTLKVNANGFGVYQENIQLKGSLQLNIILTDEETLETIVIHTANQKVYNQQKVSQQYIQNNYNSSLAKTLANVVGLDAVTVGTQTAKPMMRGLGFTRLAVTENGIKQEGQQWGADHGLEIDALTTESVEIIKGVGTITHGSDAIAGVIEVNNETIPTEGFKAQYFTTAQSVNKSWANALNSSYKNGNHFYKFKTTYTTFADFKVPVNEIVYLGTKIPLTNGNMTNTAGNEASVYGQWGFVGDDFQSVLSVSQFKNKSGFFAGAHGIPSISDAKPDGNMRNIGMPYQQVNHTKITYHAKWLNPHSIWDFKFGFQRNHRQEYSFFHSHYANQNPPEINPNLELDFKLNTLNTQLTYKKDWLVDHTTVLGVQTQYQNNDISGYSYLMPNFNRLNVGVFGKHNWDFTTNWKLELGLRYDNATLNVLGFFDTILFDYLVEKGVDYNLAKQNAQRAVPLSKDFSQGNVALGISHQITEDLESTFTVASNFRFPTAMELSSNGIHHGAFRHEQGNPNLNVEKGWAFDFSQHYHKNKFKINTSTYLYYFTNYIFLKPTGTFSILPHGGQMYRYEQSKALLTGIEVDAKYQFNNIDTQFQIAYLYNQQINQNGVNYPLPFTTPINGQFSLQYRFNKYLFFEENVLQLNTKAALQQKRIAQNEAVTPGYTLVNVQAGTVLHFKKFNPQIRLQVNNVFNKVYYHHNSFYRALDIPEFGRNIQLFITIPIQ; the protein is encoded by the coding sequence ATGCGTTTATTAATAACGGTTATTTTGTGTGTATTGGGTTATGGTGTATATGCACAACATACTATAAAAGGTGTTGTTACCAATTCATATGGCGAACCAATTATTGATAGTCATGTAGATTTAAGTAGTATTTGTGTAGATACAGATGCATTGGGTAGTTTTAAATTCACCAATTTAAAAAGTGGTATTTACACCTTAAAAGTAAATGCAAATGGTTTTGGGGTGTATCAAGAAAATATCCAACTAAAAGGTTCACTTCAATTAAATATTATTTTAACCGATGAGGAAACTTTAGAAACCATTGTTATACACACTGCTAATCAAAAAGTGTATAATCAGCAAAAAGTTTCCCAGCAATACATACAAAATAATTACAACAGTAGTTTAGCAAAAACATTAGCAAATGTAGTAGGTTTAGATGCTGTTACTGTAGGTACACAAACTGCAAAACCTATGATGCGTGGATTAGGATTTACCCGTTTAGCTGTTACCGAAAACGGTATTAAACAAGAAGGACAACAATGGGGTGCCGATCACGGTTTAGAAATTGATGCACTTACAACAGAAAGTGTAGAAATTATTAAAGGTGTTGGTACCATTACACATGGGTCTGATGCAATTGCAGGTGTAATTGAGGTAAATAACGAAACCATACCAACAGAGGGGTTTAAAGCGCAATATTTTACAACCGCACAAAGTGTAAACAAATCATGGGCAAATGCGCTTAATTCGTCTTATAAAAATGGAAATCATTTTTATAAATTTAAAACAACATATACCACTTTTGCCGATTTTAAAGTGCCAGTAAATGAAATTGTTTATTTAGGAACTAAAATTCCACTCACTAATGGCAATATGACAAATACGGCCGGTAACGAAGCGTCTGTTTACGGGCAATGGGGTTTTGTGGGCGATGATTTTCAAAGTGTATTAAGTGTAAGTCAATTTAAAAATAAATCGGGCTTTTTTGCTGGGGCGCATGGTATTCCATCTATAAGCGATGCCAAACCAGACGGAAATATGCGAAATATTGGTATGCCTTATCAACAAGTAAATCATACCAAAATAACCTATCATGCCAAATGGTTAAATCCACACAGTATTTGGGACTTTAAGTTTGGTTTTCAACGCAATCATAGACAAGAATACAGCTTTTTTCACTCGCATTACGCAAATCAAAATCCGCCCGAAATAAACCCTAATTTAGAGTTAGATTTTAAATTGAATACGCTAAACACCCAACTAACGTATAAAAAAGATTGGTTGGTTGATCATACTACTGTTTTGGGCGTTCAAACTCAATATCAAAATAACGATATAAGTGGTTACAGCTATTTAATGCCTAATTTTAATCGCTTAAATGTAGGTGTTTTTGGAAAACATAATTGGGATTTTACTACAAATTGGAAATTAGAACTTGGGTTAAGATACGATAATGCTACTTTAAATGTTTTAGGTTTTTTTGACACCATTTTGTTTGATTATTTAGTAGAAAAAGGTGTTGATTACAATCTTGCAAAGCAAAATGCACAACGTGCGGTTCCGCTTTCAAAAGATTTTTCACAGGGTAATGTTGCCTTAGGGATATCGCACCAAATTACCGAAGATTTAGAAAGTACTTTTACTGTAGCTTCTAATTTTAGATTTCCAACAGCAATGGAGTTAAGTTCAAACGGAATTCACCATGGTGCATTTAGGCATGAACAAGGCAACCCTAATTTAAATGTAGAAAAAGGTTGGGCCTTTGATTTTAGTCAGCACTATCATAAAAATAAATTTAAAATAAATACAAGCACGTATTTGTATTATTTTACAAATTACATTTTTTTAAAACCAACAGGTACTTTTTCTATTTTACCACATGGCGGACAAATGTATCGTTATGAACAATCAAAAGCGCTATTAACAGGAATAGAGGTTGATGCTAAATATCAATTTAATAATATCGACACACAGTTTCAAATAGCTTATTTGTACAACCAGCAAATAAATCAAAATGGGGTAAATTATCCATTGCCTTTTACAACGCCTATAAATGGACAGTTTAGCTTGCAATATCGTTTCAATAAATATTTGTTTTTTGAAGAAAATGTATTGCAATTAAATACAAAAGCAGCTTTACAACAAAAACGTATAGCCCAAAACGAAGCCGTTACACCAGGTTATACCCTTGTTAATGTTCAAGCAGGTACGGTTTTACATTTTAAAAAATTTAATCCACAAATTCGTTTACAAGTAAACAATGTTTTTAACAAAGTTTACTATCATCACAACAGTTTTTACAGGGCTTTGGATATTCCAGAGTTTGGTAGAAACATTCAATTATTTATAACAATTCCTATTCAATAA
- a CDS encoding DUF4625 domain-containing protein — MKKIIKLSYAFIGLLIISSCTSDDVIDTTKPVIEIVSPTNDEAFAPESILNVDANLSDNVGLASYKIEVHPAEDGHEHKANQFTTEDFEYTFVGESLNNAATYKIKHSINIPTNVTQEHYHVGITVIDTNGNQNQQFVEVFLGVKDTH; from the coding sequence ATGAAAAAAATAATAAAATTAAGTTATGCGTTTATTGGTTTACTAATTATTTCTTCTTGTACATCAGACGATGTTATTGATACAACCAAGCCTGTTATTGAAATTGTATCGCCTACTAATGACGAAGCTTTTGCGCCAGAATCGATTTTAAATGTAGATGCAAATTTAAGCGATAACGTAGGCTTAGCAAGTTACAAAATTGAAGTGCACCCTGCCGAAGATGGACATGAGCACAAGGCAAACCAATTTACTACCGAAGATTTTGAATATACTTTTGTAGGTGAATCGCTAAATAATGCAGCAACTTATAAAATAAAGCATTCAATAAATATACCTACAAATGTTACACAAGAACATTACCATGTGGGTATAACTGTTATTGATACGAATGGAAACCAAAACCAACAATTTGTTGAGGTTTTTTTAGGGGTTAAAGA